The sequence below is a genomic window from Myxococcus xanthus.
CGCGTGCTTGCGTGACACCCCGTGGTCGTCGATGCGCACGGTGACGTCGGAACCGCGGCCGATGATGTGCTCGCCCTGGTCCAGGCGGTAGGCCTTGCCGATGGCTGCCGGCGTGGTGGTGCTGATGAGGATGAGGCAGGCTCCCGTGGAGGACGGTGGCGCCAAGGCAAGGCCCGCGCACGTCGTGAGTTCATCCAACGTCGTCATGTAGCAGCCCCCCGACGCTCGCCCGAAGCCCCGCGCTCCCGCCATCCCCGCTCTCTCCGTGCGAAGTTTCACGCCCCCTGAATCCCATCAGTGCCAGGGCCCCTCCGTCCAATCCCCCCCGACTCCAGGGCAGCAGACCTTCCGCCAGCGAACACCCCGCGGACACGCCCACGTCCTCCCCGATGGGTGGCCAACGCCCACACGCCGATGCCGCGGCGCGGCGGGAATTCAGCCCGGCGTCTGAGCAGACTCCTGGGGGAAAGGTGTAAGGATGAGGCACCCCATGGCGGCGGACTCCGAGAGCACCTTTCGCATCCAGGCCCGAGCGGACCTGCATGCATCCGAGCGGGCACAGAGCGAACCTTCCCGTGCGCAACGAGGCCCGGGCACGCTGGCCGGGGAGTACGTCCTCAAGGCGCTGCTCGCCTCGGGCGGGCACGGCAGCGTGTACGAGGCGGAGCACCGCATCCTGGGCCGGCGGGCCGCGGTGAAGGTCCTCCACCCGCACCTGGCGGACCAGGGGGAGATGCTCAAGCGCTTCGTGCGCGAGGCGCGCGTGGTGAACCAGATTCGCCACCCCAACATCGTGGACGTGTATGACTTCGGGCTGATGCCGGACGGCAGCCCCTACTACGTCATGGAGCTGCTCACCGGCCGCACCCTCAGTCAGGTGGTGCAGGAGCGCGGGCGGCTGTCGTCGACGCGCGCGCTCGCGTACCTGGAGCCCGTCTGCGGCGCGCTGGAGGCCGCGCACCGTGCGGGCGTCGTCCACCGCGACTTGAAGGCCAGCAACATCCTCGTCGTGGAGGAAGGTGAGCGCCCCCGGGTGAAGCTGCTGGACTTCGGCATCGCCAAGCTGCTGCACGCCGAGCCTTCGCAGGAAGGGCTCACCATCGCCGGCCAGCGGCTGGGCACCGCGCACGCCATGGCGCCCGAGCAGTTCCGCGGCGGCCCCATTGGCCCGCACACGGACATCTACGCGCTGGGCGTGCTGCTGCATCAACTCATCACCGGCCGCTATCCCTTCCAGTGCGAGGACCGGATGGAGCTGGAGCGGCTGCACCTGGAGGCGCCCGCGCCCCGGCCCAGCGCCATCGCCGCGGTGTCCCCGGCGGT
It includes:
- a CDS encoding serine/threonine-protein kinase translates to MAADSESTFRIQARADLHASERAQSEPSRAQRGPGTLAGEYVLKALLASGGHGSVYEAEHRILGRRAAVKVLHPHLADQGEMLKRFVREARVVNQIRHPNIVDVYDFGLMPDGSPYYVMELLTGRTLSQVVQERGRLSSTRALAYLEPVCGALEAAHRAGVVHRDLKASNILVVEEGERPRVKLLDFGIAKLLHAEPSQEGLTIAGQRLGTAHAMAPEQFRGGPIGPHTDIYALGVLLHQLITGRYPFQCEDRMELERLHLEAPAPRPSAIAAVSPAVDAVVLRCLEKDGSRRFGSVTAFLAALSEAAEEPVQPTRRTRLALAVHAEVVLAASAQDDDAVYAVLADVLDGLEQGLRGGGFLLALQSGTSLLAVHPLDHGAPSAERTEYLREAERTLRVLQDMAQKLADPVNARVHLCVHLGQAETRGDSSESEVVGGPVTDVGTWRLRTADGFALTPAASLALEFDGSD